Sequence from the Acidobacteriota bacterium genome:
ACCCGCGATTTCGCCAACTTTCACCAGGGTATAATATAATGCCTCTGGATTAGATTCTGGTTTTGGAGTTTTTTCTATAATCTGTACCATTTCAAGAAGGGGTTTTAACTCAGAAGAGAATTGAAGATATCTCTTAAGACAATCCTCAATTCTTTTGCCTTGCTGCAATTCTTCTATACATTTTTCCAATATAATCTCCAAATCCTCTTTCATTTTATATTACCTTCTTTGAATATATTCCTTAGATTCTTCAAGGCTCTAAATTGCAATGCCCTTATTGCTTCCTTTGATTTATTCATTATTTGTGAGATCTCGTCATTGCTAAATCCGTTTATGAATTTGAGAGTAATCATCTCTTGTTGTTCATTGCTCAATTTATTTATTGCTTTTTTTAATTCCTTTTGAGTTAAATTATCTTCCAATCGAGCTTTGGGTTCTTCTCTTTGCTCTACCAGATCCTCTGTTAAGGGAATCTTCTTTTGAATTCCTCGACGCCGATAATAATCAATAACTAAATTTGAGGTAATTTTGAAAATCCATGCCTGGAAAGATCCCTTCTGCTTTTCAATAGTTTTAATCATTTTTACAAAAACTTCGCTAACAATATCCTCGGCATCTTCTTTGGTGTTAACCCTATAATATACAAACCTGTGGACTTTAGGATAAAAATGTTCACAAAGTTTTGCCAGAGCCTCTGCATCATAATTTTTTGCTTGCTCTACAAGGGCAAGAAGCTCATTATTGTCCAACTTTAAACCTGCTCTGATCTTCTTGCCCTTTCCATATTATAAGACGTATAAGGGTTAAAATCGTTACACATATTTTTTCACTCCAAGGACCGATCGTTTCATTAATTGCAGAAAAATAGGGCCAACATGAGGAATGCCCTATCTTCCTACATCTCCACTGAAAGAGCTACTGAGCCCCCACCTCCGAGGCAGAGAGCTGCTAATCCTTTTTTTGCTTTCCTGTCCTTCATAGCATAGATTAATGTCGTTAATATTCTTGCTCCTGATGCTCCTATCGGATGACCCAAAGCCACTGCTCCTCCATTAACATTTACTCTGTCCCAATCCCAGCCCAATTCTTTCCCATCCGCAAGAACCTGGGCTGAAAAGGCCTCATTTATCTCGATCAAATCAAAATAATCAATGTCCTTTCCTATTTTTCTCAGAAGATTATTCACAGCTTTTACCGGTGCATAAAAAAGCATCTTTGGTTCTACAAATCCTGTTGCATAAAAGGTTATAAAAGCAATAGGTTCAATTTTTAATTCTTTTGCTCTGTCCTCACTCAGAATGACCAAAGCAGAGGCACCATCATTAACAGAGGGCGCATTACCTGCTGTAATTGTCCCATCAGGCTTGAATGCAGGCCTTAGCTTTGAAAGTTTCTCAACAGATGTATCAGCTCTTGGTCCTTCATCTGTATCAAACTTAATAGGCTCTCCTTTTTTTTGAGGAATCTCCACTGGAATTATTTCCTCCTTGAATTTTCCCTCTCTAATTGCTATTAAAGCTTTCTGGTGGGAATTAAAAGCAAATTGATCCTGTTCTTCCCTTGAAATTTTTGAATTTTCTGCAGTGAATTCTCCAAGCATTCCCATATGTTTATTTTCAAATGAATCCCACAATCCATCATAAATCATCAAATCAATAAGCTCTCCATGACCCATTCTATAGCCTGTCCTAGCTCGTTGAAGTATATAAGGACAGTTACTCATCGACTCCATACCTCCAGCGATAAAAATATCTCCATCTCCTGCTTTTATTGCCTGAACTGCAAGCATAACAGCTTTTAACCCAGAGCCACAAACCTTATTGATCGTCAGGGATGGGACTTCTCCTGGGATTCCAGCTTTTATTGCAGCCTGTCTTGCAGGAGCCTGGCCAATTCCTGCTGAGACAACATTTCCCATTATCACCTCATCTATAATTTTTGGGTCAATAGTAGCTCTTCTCACTGCTTCTTTTATTACAATAGCTCCCAGTTCAACCGCACTTAGAGGAGCTAAAGCCCCCAAGAAATTTCCTATTGCTGTTCTCACAGCACTTATGATTACTGCATTTTTACCCATATTATTCCCTCCTTATAAAAATGCAAAAAAATGGGGTCAGGTCTCATTTTTTGCATTTTTTATTAAAATATTATCGCGAATATTTTCAATCTTGCTTTTAAACTTTTCATTACTTAACATCAATTTTTCTATTTCTTTAATGTGTCGACTTATTACAGAATAATGAATTCCAAAAAATGATTTTATCTCGTTTAAATTTAATCCATTTATTTCTCTTAATAAATACATTGCAATTTTTTTCTTAATCTTTTTTTCTTTCTCTTTAAATTCATTATTTAAAATATTCATAATTCCTACTACGGGTAATGGAGAAAGTTTTTTTAATTCTTTTTTAGGTGAAATCTCCTTTTTCTTTTTTTTAGCAAAAATACTCTTCATTTTATTTACAAATGCATCATTCCCAAGAAAACTTTGAGCTTTTAAATTTCTAAACGGATTTATTACAGGAGATCTAATTCCATCCATTATGAATTTATTGAATTTTTCAATGGAGCTTTCAATATTTTCAGAAAATAGACTTAAGACTTCCTCTCTTTTTAACCATGGAATATTTTCTCTCCTTATATAAGTTTTATAACTGCTCCAGGGATAATCAGCTATATCATCAACGAGTTTTGCTCTTACAGGATTTAAATGGAGGTATCTTACTAATTCTAATAAATAAGAATCTTTCTCTACGAGGATACTTTTATATCTACCCTGTAAAAGAGGCCCTACTCTATTATATTCTTTATTAAAATAAGTTATATAGCTCGAATTCAAATCATGCATCATCTTACTTAAATTTCCTAAACGAGTTTCTAATAAAAGATGATAATGATTATCCATTAAAACATAAGCATAAAGATTTATGGAATACCTTTCGACCATTTTTTTAAGCAATTTTAGAAATATTCTATAATCTTTGTCATTCAGAAATATTTTCCTTTTTTCTATCCCTCTGGAAGTTATGTGATAAAAAGCGCCTGGGAATTCAATTCTTAATGGTCGTGCCATTTTGAATGACGATTTTACAGGATAAAAAAATAAAACACAATACAAAATTTATTTTTCTCAAAAATGCAAAAAATGAGACCTGACCCCATTTTTTTGCATTTTTTCCCATTCTTGATTTGACAATGAAGAAAAAATTTAATATATTTCATCTTTAAATTTTAAAAGAAAAGGGGGTGCTATAATTGGCATTTATTATTGTACAGGATGGAGAGTCATTGGAGAGCGCACTCAAGAGATTCAAGCGAAAAGTTCAGCAGGAATCAATAATAAAAGAAATTAAAAAACATTCAGTTTACATGAAGCCCGGGGAAAAAAGACGAATGAAAGAAGCAATGGCAAAGAAAAGAATACGGAAAAAACTGAGAAGAGAACCGATAGAATTTTAGCATCTTCTCTACAAAAAATAATTTAGTTTTAATTAAAAAAAGAAATAATGTTGGAATTAATGCAAAAGCCTTCTTGGCTTAAAACAAAAATTCCCTCCGGAGAAAAATACTTTTCGTTAAAAAAAATCTTAAAAGAAAATAAAATTTTTACTGTATGTGAAGAAGCAAAATGCCCAAATATTGGAGAATGCTGGAACAGAAATACTTTAACGTTTTTAATATTAGGAGATATATGCACGAGACATTGTAAATTCTGCAACGTAAAAAAAGATATTCCTTCTGAAGTTGATAAAGATGAACCAAAAAGACTTGCACGAATAGTTAAGAAACTTAATGTAAAACATGTGATTATTACTTCTGTTACGAGAGATGACCTCGAGGATGGTGGTGCAACGATTTTCTGTGAGACCTTGAGAGAATTAAGAAAAATAAATTCAAAAATAGTAGTGGAATTTTTAATTCCAGATTTTAACGGAAATCTAAATTCGTTG
This genomic interval carries:
- a CDS encoding sigma-70 family RNA polymerase sigma factor, yielding MDNNELLALVEQAKNYDAEALAKLCEHFYPKVHRFVYYRVNTKEDAEDIVSEVFVKMIKTIEKQKGSFQAWIFKITSNLVIDYYRRRGIQKKIPLTEDLVEQREEPKARLEDNLTQKELKKAINKLSNEQQEMITLKFINGFSNDEISQIMNKSKEAIRALQFRALKNLRNIFKEGNIK
- a CDS encoding acetyl-CoA C-acetyltransferase encodes the protein MGKNAVIISAVRTAIGNFLGALAPLSAVELGAIVIKEAVRRATIDPKIIDEVIMGNVVSAGIGQAPARQAAIKAGIPGEVPSLTINKVCGSGLKAVMLAVQAIKAGDGDIFIAGGMESMSNCPYILQRARTGYRMGHGELIDLMIYDGLWDSFENKHMGMLGEFTAENSKISREEQDQFAFNSHQKALIAIREGKFKEEIIPVEIPQKKGEPIKFDTDEGPRADTSVEKLSKLRPAFKPDGTITAGNAPSVNDGASALVILSEDRAKELKIEPIAFITFYATGFVEPKMLFYAPVKAVNNLLRKIGKDIDYFDLIEINEAFSAQVLADGKELGWDWDRVNVNGGAVALGHPIGASGARILTTLIYAMKDRKAKKGLAALCLGGGGSVALSVEM
- a CDS encoding transposase; this translates as MARPLRIEFPGAFYHITSRGIEKRKIFLNDKDYRIFLKLLKKMVERYSINLYAYVLMDNHYHLLLETRLGNLSKMMHDLNSSYITYFNKEYNRVGPLLQGRYKSILVEKDSYLLELVRYLHLNPVRAKLVDDIADYPWSSYKTYIRRENIPWLKREEVLSLFSENIESSIEKFNKFIMDGIRSPVINPFRNLKAQSFLGNDAFVNKMKSIFAKKKKKEISPKKELKKLSPLPVVGIMNILNNEFKEKEKKIKKKIAMYLLREINGLNLNEIKSFFGIHYSVISRHIKEIEKLMLSNEKFKSKIENIRDNILIKNAKNET
- the rpsU gene encoding 30S ribosomal protein S21 codes for the protein MAFIIVQDGESLESALKRFKRKVQQESIIKEIKKHSVYMKPGEKRRMKEAMAKKRIRKKLRREPIEF
- the lipA gene encoding lipoyl synthase, which encodes MQKPSWLKTKIPSGEKYFSLKKILKENKIFTVCEEAKCPNIGECWNRNTLTFLILGDICTRHCKFCNVKKDIPSEVDKDEPKRLARIVKKLNVKHVIITSVTRDDLEDGGATIFCETLRELRKINSKIVVEFLIPDFNGNLNSLNNVFNENPDILGHNLEVPENIYPKIGRERCLYNRSLNILKKAKENELTTKSGIMVGIGETINDIIKTFRDLNSINCDFLVIGQYLSPSIGHIKVEKYYSPEEFETLKEIAMRYGFKNVISHPLARSSYRADELFRDVRYRQ